The sequence ACGTGTGTACTTGTCTTTTTTCTCTTCTTTTTCATTTTTCTTTTCTGAAGAAATAGTGAGCACGTTGTTTTTAAAGTTCACGTTAAAATCATTTTTGCTCATTCCCGGAGCTGCTACCTCAATTACAAAATCATCATCGGTTTCTTTTACATTGATTGCAGGTAACGAGGTATTTGTACTTGAAAAATTGTTGTAATCCCAATCCATCAAATCATTGTTGAAAAACCTGTCAAAGAATGATGGATAATACGATTCATTTCTTCTAGCTAATTTCATGGCTATTTCCTCCTTTAACTTTAATGGTTAAACAATTCATTGAACGTTTTCAGTATTCATAAATCAAAAGATATACCATCCGAAAATTTCTGAAAAAATTTCAGTGTTATATGTCTGGATGTCATGTGGTTTGGTGGGTTTTTGTGAAATGTGTTGGAATTCAGAATCTTGTTTGTTGAAAAAATGTCAGCATGCAGGTTTTATTGTTAAGCAACATCTTTATGTCTCTTGTTTTTAAGAGATTAAAGCTTTAATTTTAGTGAACAAGAGTTGAAAGTCCCAATATGCAGGGCCGCCAAATTAGAAACAACCTACGAAAATATGATACTCATTCAGCTGTATAGTGTTAAAATGAATAACGGTAAATTAAACAGAAAGAAATATTATAATAAGGAATAATTTGCATTAGAAAATCAAGGGAAAAGGATTATAAAAGTAAATGAAGAATTTCAAAAACTTTTAGGCTTCGTTCTGAAGTCGTGTGTTTGGGGTTAACTGGGCCGCCTCTCTGGAAAAGAGAGGCGGCTATTTTTTGAGAAATTTTTTACTAATAATATTTCTTTTATTGGTTTGCCTTGTTGAGATTGTTCAAAAAAATGGGAAATAGGAGGATTAATGAATTTTGGTTAGCAATTGTTTTTTATTCACCATCATTATCTTATTTGATAGAACGATTTTTAAATATATAATTGAATGGAATCTGAAAGCCAGAGTTTTGTTGTTCAGTTTGCTTTTGATTAATGAGTTTAATTTGACCATTTGAATCCGCATTTTTTGTATTGTTTATCGCCATTTTCGTTATTTCTTCAATACTTTTTTTTAGTAGTGGTTCATTTACATCTCCCAATTTGTATTCTGATAGAGGATTGTCTGCGACCTGATAATCAGGAGTTAATCCACCTTCAGGAAGATCGCCGTTTTGTTTGTCTCCAAATCTTATAACAACTGGTTGTATACCCCAGTTATTAAAATCTTTGTAATAGTTAATATCATTGTAGTAGTCACCTGGCTCAAAAAGTAGAGATCCTAGATAGTTACCACTGGTAGAATCCCCAATTGTTATAACATCCATGTAATCACTTAGTCCGGCAATAGTAATTTCTGATGCTGCGGCTGTTTTATTACCAATTAAAAAATATACCCGGCTAAAATCCAGCATAAAATTTACATTTCGATCAAAAGTAATTTCGAGAGCATTCTCAACATTATTTTCTTCAAAAAACTGTTGATATTGATTATTCCAATTTTGTGTTACAAGAATGTTTTCATTGTTGAGGTTTTCAATAGGTGCAATAGAACTGCATAAATATTGTACTTGTGGTGCATGTCCACCCGTATTATAACGTAAATCAATTATTAGGTCAGTAATTTCATTTTGGTAGAATGAATAGAGGGCGCTGTCAAGTTGTTCTTTTGCTGAAGTAAGAAAATTAGTGTAAAACAAGTAGCCAATTTTGTGGTCATCAATGGCTATAGTTTTCTGAATCAAAACAGGATTAAATTCCTGAGTGGTTGCGATTAGCTCGATTGTTGATTCCTGTGTAACATTATTATTAGAAAATAGAGCTGTTGTTATTGTCAGGCTGTCGGACGAAAGTAATTCGGAAAAATTATCATTATTAATTGGTTCATAGTTGATGTGAGAAATAACAGAGCCTCGTTTTAGTCCGGCTAATGAAGCCGCTGAATGAGGATAGACAAATTCCACAATTGCATAATACTGGTTGTTTGTTTCTGATTTTGTCAGTGTTAAAGAATATCCAATCGATTTTTTTATGCCTTGACTTTCCCTTTTCAATTTTTCAACATCCTCCGTAATTTTCGATGTATTGTCAGCTTCAAAAAGCAGGCTCTTAA comes from uncultured Draconibacterium sp. and encodes:
- a CDS encoding Hsp20/alpha crystallin family protein yields the protein MKLARRNESYYPSFFDRFFNNDLMDWDYNNFSSTNTSLPAINVKETDDDFVIEVAAPGMSKNDFNVNFKNNVLTISSEKKNEKEEKKDKYTRREFSYQSFQRSFTVAENAVVGEKISAKYDNGILHIVLPKRDEVKPQPERQIKIA